The Bacteroidota bacterium genome segment AGCGCTTCCGTGTCGAGGTCGAGTCGGTAGAGGTCGGACTCGCGCGGGTCGTACTCCCAGTCTGAGCTTCGATTCGCGGAGAGGATGAGCGCCTGTCCGTCGGGTGTCCAGGCGGGCGAGCCGCCGTGGTTGTACGGGCCGTTCGTCACCTGGCGCGGCGTCCCGCCCTCGGCGGAGACTACGAAGACCTGCCGGAAGCCGGGCTCGGTGTAGCCGCTGCCGTCCGACCGGTAGCGAACCGACTCGGTGTAGGTCGGGCGGTCGGCCCACGCCGCGCCGTCCGGTGGGGCCGGGAGCGAGATGAGCGATTCAGCCTCGCCCTCGACGAACATCGTGAACGCGATCTGCTCTCCGTCGGGGGACCACCCCAGCCCGCCGGGCGAGGCCGGAAGCTGGGTCAGCGCCACCGACGCGCCCGTGTCGAAGTAGCGGACAAAGAGCTGCGCCTTGTCGTGCTCGTCGGTTGTGACGTAGGCCAGCCGCTCGCCGTCCGGCGACCAGCGCGGCGACGAGGCATCTGCGACGAGCGGACGGTGGTTGCCGCCGTCGTAGTCGACGATCCAGAGGTCGGAGCGCGCGCGGTCGGCCATCACGTCCATCCGGTTGCGCCGGTAGATGACGTGCTCGCCGTCGGGGCTGATCTGCGGGTCGGACGCGTACTCGAGCTCGAACACGTCCATCAGCTCGAAGCGCTCGGCCTCCTGCGCGAGCGCGACGGGTGCGAAGGCGAGCAGGGCGGCGAAAATGAGGAGGTGGAAGCGCATGGCGGAAGGGTCGGCGTGGGATGACAGTAGCTCGGATACGCGCCTTACATGTTTAGCCCTCGTTATTTCAGCCGGCGGACGCGGCACGTTCTCCAGCGCTTTTTTGCTAGCGCGTCCGGGTCAGGATGTGCGCTCAGATGCTGAGGCGGTCCGGTCCGGTTTCTGCCAGGCGCGTGACGATGAGTTGATTAAGGCTAACGCCTTCGCGGTCGGCGGCCTGCGCGAGGCGGGCGTGGAGGCTGCGCGGCATCCGAACGTGGAAATCGCCGCTGAAGGCCGAAAGGCTGTCCGGGCGCGGCAGCGGGTCGCCGGCCTCGGCCATGTCGGCGAGCACATCGCGGAGCAGGTCGAGCGCCTCAGCGACGGCGCGCTGCGGGTCCTCGTCGAGCACAGAGAGGAGCGGAAAGGCCGGGAAGGTGACGACGTACTCGCGGTCGTCGGGACTCCAGTCTAGGCTGAGTTGATAGTCAGTCGGCGAGGCCATCGGGATAGTGCGAGTCAATGAAGGCAAGAAGCTGCCGGACTTGATAGGGCTTCGCTTTGCTGCCTCTCGGCTGGAGGTTGAGGCGCTCGCTCGGCGCGTCCGGGTGCCGGTAGATCCGGTGCGAGGCGGACTGTCGGCGGAACACGAACCCGGCGCAGACGGCCAGCTTCTCTAGGTCGCCGAAGCCGAAGTTGTTTGGTGCGCGGCGGGCCTTGTCGAGGAGCTTCAAGCAGCGGGCCATAAGCGTCCAGATGATGGGAGTATATACGGTCCCTACATATGGGTTCCATTCGTACCTTTGCCTTGTCCCCGCGCACCTACCCCTTCGCCCTACCGTGAGCGACCAGAACATCATCTTCTCGATGGTCGGCGTCAGCAAGAGCCACCGCCCCGGCCAGTTCGTCCTCAAGGACATCTACCTCTCGTTCTACTACGGCGCCAAGATCGGCGTGCTCGGCCTCAACGGTGCCGGCAAGTCGACGCTCCTCAAGATCATCGCCGGCCTCGACCCTAAGTACGACGGGACGATCCAGGCCGACAAGGACATCTCGTTCGGCTACCTCGCCCAGGAGCCGGAGCTGGACGAGTCGAAGACCGTCCGCGAGATCGTCGAGGAAGGAGCCGCCGAGGCCGTAGGGTTGATGAAGGAGTACGAGGCCGTCAGCGCGGGCTTCGCCGAGCCGGACGCCGACTTCGACGCGCTCATGGAGAAGCAGGGCAAGCTCCAGGAGCAGATCGACCGCCTCGACGCGTGGGACATCGACTCGAAGCTGGAGATGGCCGCGGGCGCGCTCCGCTGCCCACCGATGGAAACGCCGATTTCGGTCCTCTCCGGCGGCGAGCGCCGACGCGTCGCCCTCGTCCGCCTCCTCCTCCAGCGCCCCGACGTCCTCCTCCTCGACGAGCCGACCAACCACCTCGACGCCGAGTCCGTCGCCTGGCTCGAAGGGCACCTGGAGCAGTACGAGGGCACCGTCATCGCGGTCACCCACGACCGCTACTTCCTCGACAACGTCGCCGGCTGGATCCTCGAACTCGACCGGGGCAAGGGGATTCCGTTCGAGGGCAACTACTCGTCGTGGCTGGAGCAGAAGCACGCCCGGCTCGCGGTCGAGGAGAAGCAGGCGTCGCGGCGGCAGAAGACGCTCGCGCAGGAGCTGGAGTGGGTCCGCCAGAACCCGAAGGGCCGCCGCGCCAAGAGCAAGGCGCGCATCGCCAACTACGAGCAGATGCTCGCCGAGCAGCACGAGCAGCGCAGCGAGGAGCGCCAGATCACGATCGCCCCCGGCCCCCGCCTCGGCGACATCGTGATCCAGGCCCAGGACGTGGCCAAGGGCTACGGCGACCGCGTGCTCTACGACGACCTCTCGTTCAGCCTCCCGCCGGGCGGGATCGTCGGCATCATCGGCCCGAACGGGGTCGGGAAGACGACCCTCTTCCGCATGATCACCGGGCAGGAGGAGCCGGACGCCGGGACGTTTACGGTCGGGCAGACGGTCGAACTCGGCTACGTCGACCAGGGCCGGCCGCTCGACGACGACAAGACGGTCTTCGAGGAGATCACGGGCGGGGGCGACTTCGTCCAGGTCGGGGGCCGCGAGGTGAACGCGCGCGCCTACGTCGGGCGGTTCAACTTCGCCGGGCAGGACCAGCAGAAGAAGACCGGCGAGCTCTCCGGCGGCGAGCGCGGCCGGGTCCACCTCGCCAAGACGCTCAAGGAGGGCGCGAACGTCCTCCTGCTCGACGAGCCGACCAACGACCTCGACGTGAACACGCTCCGCGCGCTCGAAGAGGCGCTGCTCGGCTTCGCGGGCTGCGCCGTCGTGATCTCGCACGACCGCTGGTTCCTCGACCGCGTCGCCACCCACATCCTCGCCTTCGAGGTGGACGCCGAGGGTGAGGTGGACGTGCGCTGGTTCCCGGGCAACTACTCGGAGTACGAGGAGGACCGCCGCGCCCGCCTCGGGACCGCCGCCGACATCCCGAAGCGGATCA includes the following:
- a CDS encoding toxin-antitoxin system HicB family antitoxin; translation: MASPTDYQLSLDWSPDDREYVVTFPAFPLLSVLDEDPQRAVAEALDLLRDVLADMAEAGDPLPRPDSLSAFSGDFHVRMPRSLHARLAQAADREGVSLNQLIVTRLAETGPDRLSI
- a CDS encoding type II toxin-antitoxin system HicA family toxin, with the translated sequence MARCLKLLDKARRAPNNFGFGDLEKLAVCAGFVFRRQSASHRIYRHPDAPSERLNLQPRGSKAKPYQVRQLLAFIDSHYPDGLAD
- the ettA gene encoding energy-dependent translational throttle protein EttA, which translates into the protein MSDQNIIFSMVGVSKSHRPGQFVLKDIYLSFYYGAKIGVLGLNGAGKSTLLKIIAGLDPKYDGTIQADKDISFGYLAQEPELDESKTVREIVEEGAAEAVGLMKEYEAVSAGFAEPDADFDALMEKQGKLQEQIDRLDAWDIDSKLEMAAGALRCPPMETPISVLSGGERRRVALVRLLLQRPDVLLLDEPTNHLDAESVAWLEGHLEQYEGTVIAVTHDRYFLDNVAGWILELDRGKGIPFEGNYSSWLEQKHARLAVEEKQASRRQKTLAQELEWVRQNPKGRRAKSKARIANYEQMLAEQHEQRSEERQITIAPGPRLGDIVIQAQDVAKGYGDRVLYDDLSFSLPPGGIVGIIGPNGVGKTTLFRMITGQEEPDAGTFTVGQTVELGYVDQGRPLDDDKTVFEEITGGGDFVQVGGREVNARAYVGRFNFAGQDQQKKTGELSGGERGRVHLAKTLKEGANVLLLDEPTNDLDVNTLRALEEALLGFAGCAVVISHDRWFLDRVATHILAFEVDAEGEVDVRWFPGNYSEYEEDRRARLGTAADIPKRIKYRQLTR